The following proteins are encoded in a genomic region of Rattus rattus isolate New Zealand chromosome 2, Rrattus_CSIRO_v1, whole genome shotgun sequence:
- the LOC116893682 gene encoding glycine N-acyltransferase-like protein, with product MLHLRSSQMLQMLESSLRKYLPESLKVYGTVFHMNQGNPFKLKALVDKWPDFNTVVVRPQEQDMADDLDHHTNTYQIYSKDPKQCLAFLGTPDVINWEQHLQIQSSQSSLNEAITDFAAGKKVKVKRTQCILYMMPETAKKLVPFLLEDTENLDRNPGRPRAIDQEMFKLSTLDVTHAALVDKFWQFGGSERSQRFIERCIQIFPSSCLLGPEGTPVSWALMDQTGEIRMAGTVPDYRAQGLISHIIYAQTLVMDKRGYPVYNHTEKANKVIQKMSHTLNHVPMPCDWNQWNCAPL from the exons ATGCTCCATTTGCGAAGTTCACAGATGCTGCAGATGTTGGAGAGCTCCTTAAGGAAATACCTTCCTGAGTCCTTAAAG GTTTATGGGACTGTCTTCCACATGAACCAGGGAAACCCATTCAAGCTCAAGGCTCTGGTGGACAAGTGGCCTGATTTTAATACAGTGGTTGTCCGTCCTCAGGAGCAG GACATGGCAGATGACCTTGATCACCACACCAACACTTACCAGATCTATTCTAAAGATCCTAAGCAGTGTTTGGCATTCCTCGGCACACCAGATGTCATCAACTGGGAACAGCATCTGCAGATCCAAA GTTCACAATCCAGCCTAAACGAAGCAATAACGGACTTTGCAGCTGGTAAGAAGGTCAAGGTCAAGAGAACACAGTGTATTCTCTACATGATGCCTGAGACAGCAAAGAAACTCGTTCCTTTCCTGTTGGAGGATACAGAGAACTTAGATCGTAACCCTGGCAGACCCCGGGCTAT tGATCAAGAAATGTTTAAACTCTCAACACTGGATGTTACCCATGCTGCCTTGGTGGATAAATTCTGGCAGTTTGGTGGCAGTGAGAGGAGCCAACGATTCATCGAGCGCTGCATCCAGATCTTTCCTAGCTCATGTCTTCTGGGACCTGAAGGGACTCCTGTGTCCTGGGCTCTGATGGACCAAACTGGAGAAATTCGAATGGCGGGCACAGTGCCTGATTACCGGGCACAAGGCCTTATCTCTCACATCATTTATGCTCAGACTCTGGTTATGGATAAACGTGGCTACCCTGTGTATAATCACACAGAAAAAGCCAACAAAGTCATACAGAAAATGAGTCATACTCTGAACCATGTTCCCATGCCCTGTGACTGGAATCAGTGGAATTGTGCACCTCTGTGA